One genomic region from Sorangium aterium encodes:
- a CDS encoding adenylate kinase, whose protein sequence is MILVLVGPPGAGKGTQAKLLCARFGIPQISTGDMLREAKRSGTLEKRYLDIMDSGGLLPDEAVIGLIARRTVEPDCSNGFLLDGFPRTVPQADALDELLASQGGTRIDAVIQLDVARPLLEERLIHRRTDKRSGQIYHLVYNPPPPGAELEHRADDRPEAVAKRLDAYEAMTAALLPFYEQKKLLHRVDGVGKPEDVTHRVLSAIGRPGSGGE, encoded by the coding sequence ATGATCTTGGTTCTGGTGGGGCCTCCTGGAGCTGGGAAGGGTACGCAGGCGAAGCTGCTGTGCGCCCGCTTCGGCATCCCGCAAATCTCGACAGGCGACATGCTGCGCGAGGCAAAGCGGTCGGGGACGCTGGAGAAGCGCTATCTGGACATCATGGACTCTGGCGGACTCCTGCCCGATGAGGCTGTCATCGGCCTCATCGCGCGCAGGACGGTCGAGCCCGACTGCAGCAATGGCTTCCTCCTGGACGGATTTCCCAGGACGGTGCCGCAGGCGGACGCGCTCGACGAGCTGCTCGCCAGCCAGGGCGGTACCCGGATCGACGCGGTGATCCAGCTGGACGTGGCGCGTCCCCTGCTCGAGGAACGGTTGATCCATCGCCGCACTGACAAACGAAGTGGACAGATATATCATCTCGTCTATAATCCGCCGCCCCCCGGTGCGGAGCTAGAGCATCGGGCCGATGATCGGCCCGAGGCTGTTGCAAAGCGTCTCGATGCCTACGAGGCGATGACGGCCGCGCTTCTGCCGTTCTACGAGCAGAAGAAGCTGCTGCATCGCGTCGATGGGGTCGGGAAGCCTGAAGACGTGACGCACAGGGTGCTGTCGGCCATTGGCCGGCCGGGCTCGGGTGGAGAATGA
- the infA gene encoding translation initiation factor IF-1 → MRRKNQTRPPKEPKGDKLEFDGVVQEALPNAMFRVKADNGLGVLATISGRMRQYYIKILPGDRVTVEVSPYDPSRGRITYRHK, encoded by the coding sequence ATGAGGCGTAAGAATCAGACCAGACCGCCGAAGGAACCGAAGGGCGACAAGCTCGAGTTCGACGGCGTGGTTCAAGAGGCCCTGCCGAACGCCATGTTTCGCGTGAAGGCGGACAACGGCCTCGGCGTCCTCGCGACCATCAGCGGCCGGATGCGGCAGTACTACATCAAGATCCTGCCGGGCGACCGCGTGACCGTCGAGGTCTCGCCGTATGACCCGAGCCGTGGCCGGATCACGTACCGGCACAAGTAA
- the rpmJ gene encoding 50S ribosomal protein L36, whose product MKVRPSVKKICDKCKVVRRRGVVRIICENPRHKQRQGN is encoded by the coding sequence GTGAAGGTGCGCCCGAGCGTCAAGAAGATTTGCGACAAGTGCAAGGTGGTCAGGCGGCGTGGTGTCGTTCGGATCATCTGCGAGAATCCCCGCCACAAGCAGCGCCAGGGGAATTAG
- the rpsM gene encoding 30S ribosomal protein S13, which produces MARIAGVDLPRRKHVAYALPYLFGIGRTLALQICEKTNIPQNKRVEELSDAEVKAIRDLLDAEYKVEGDLRREVQLNIKRLMDLGCYRGLRHRRGLPANGQRTHTNARTRKGPRKGMLQRRPAATK; this is translated from the coding sequence ATGGCTCGTATCGCTGGTGTCGATCTCCCGCGTCGGAAGCATGTCGCCTACGCCCTGCCGTACCTGTTCGGTATCGGGCGGACCCTCGCCTTGCAAATCTGCGAGAAGACCAACATTCCGCAGAACAAGCGGGTCGAGGAGCTCAGCGACGCTGAGGTGAAGGCGATCCGCGACCTCCTGGACGCCGAGTACAAGGTCGAGGGCGACCTGCGGCGCGAGGTGCAGCTCAACATCAAGCGGCTCATGGACCTCGGCTGCTACCGAGGGCTCCGCCACCGGCGCGGGCTCCCGGCGAACGGGCAGAGGACGCATACGAACGCGCGCACCCGAAAGGGACCGCGCAAGGGCATGTTGCAGCGGCGTCCTGCCGCGACCAAGTGA